A genomic stretch from Roseovarius nanhaiticus includes:
- a CDS encoding TAXI family TRAP transporter solute-binding subunit: MRIFKQIALVGAMIAGTGAHAQEKFITIGTGGQTGVYFVVGQSICRLVNRNTAETNLKCTAPSTGGSIANINAIMAGDMTMGVAQSDWQYHAYNGTSDFEGNKFDKERAVFSVHSEPFTVIARADAGITEFADLKGKRVNIGNPGSGQYATMQVVMDALGWTMDDFALASELKPAEQAAALGDNKVDAIIYTVGHPNGSVQEAASTVETVLVPVTGPEIDALIADNPYYAAATIPGGMYEGSPDDTQTFGVKATFVTSADVEEETVYQVVKAVFDNFDRFKKLHPAFGNLTEEEMIKDGLSAPVHPGAERYYKERGWM, translated from the coding sequence GTGAGAATATTCAAACAGATAGCCCTTGTGGGCGCAATGATAGCAGGAACCGGGGCGCATGCTCAGGAAAAGTTCATCACGATCGGGACCGGCGGCCAGACCGGCGTCTACTTCGTGGTCGGCCAGTCGATCTGCCGCCTGGTGAACCGCAACACTGCAGAGACAAATCTGAAGTGCACCGCCCCGTCGACGGGTGGCTCCATTGCGAACATCAACGCCATCATGGCGGGTGACATGACAATGGGCGTCGCTCAGTCCGACTGGCAGTACCACGCCTATAACGGCACATCCGACTTCGAAGGCAACAAGTTCGACAAGGAGCGCGCTGTCTTTTCGGTTCATTCCGAGCCGTTCACAGTGATCGCGCGCGCCGATGCCGGCATCACCGAGTTTGCCGACCTGAAGGGCAAGCGCGTCAATATCGGCAACCCGGGGTCAGGCCAGTATGCGACGATGCAGGTGGTCATGGACGCTTTGGGCTGGACCATGGACGACTTCGCGCTGGCCTCCGAGCTGAAGCCGGCCGAGCAGGCCGCGGCCTTGGGCGACAACAAGGTCGATGCGATCATCTATACGGTCGGCCACCCGAACGGATCGGTTCAGGAAGCGGCCTCGACGGTCGAGACTGTTCTCGTTCCCGTCACCGGCCCCGAGATTGACGCGCTGATCGCTGACAATCCCTACTACGCCGCTGCCACCATTCCCGGTGGTATGTATGAGGGATCGCCGGACGACACCCAGACCTTCGGCGTGAAGGCGACGTTCGTGACCTCTGCCGATGTGGAAGAAGAAACCGTCTATCAGGTCGTCAAGGCCGTGTTCGACAACTTCGATCGCTTCAAGAAGCTTCACCCGGCCTTCGGCAATCTGACCGAAGAAGAGATGATCAAGGATGGTCTTTCGGCACCGGTGCATCCGGGTGCCGAGCGCTACTACAAGGAACGTGGCTGGATGTAA
- a CDS encoding aspartate aminotransferase family protein — MAGHIFGRSSKATLPTAVRGDGCYLIDADGKRYLDGSGGAAVSCLGHSNAAVRAALHAQIDQVAFAHTGFFTSEPAERLADRLVANAPDGIDRVYLVSGGSEAVEAAIKLARQYFLEIGQPDRHRVIARRQSYHGNTLGALAAGGNAWRRAQFAPLLADTTHISPCYEYRDRREDETVEAYGRRVANELETEILRLGEGTVMAFIAEPVVGATNGAVPAVPGYLRLIREICDRYGVLLILDEVMCGMGRTGHLFACLEDEVAPDMITIAKGLGAGYQPIGALLTTKAIYDAIASGTGFFQHGHTYMGHPLAASAANAVLDEILDQGLLGRVQAQGSKLQSALQSALGQHAHVGDIRGRGLFRGIELVADRETKAPFDPSRSIAARIKKEAFAAGLICYPMSGTIDGQHGDHVLLAPPFIISDDQIGELVDKLSGAIDRAIAV, encoded by the coding sequence ATGGCCGGGCACATCTTTGGACGGTCGAGCAAGGCCACCCTGCCCACTGCGGTCAGGGGCGATGGATGCTACCTGATCGACGCCGACGGCAAACGCTATCTGGACGGGTCCGGCGGTGCGGCTGTCTCGTGCCTTGGGCACTCCAACGCCGCCGTGCGCGCGGCGCTGCATGCCCAGATTGATCAGGTTGCCTTTGCGCATACGGGGTTTTTCACGTCCGAGCCTGCCGAGCGGCTGGCGGATCGTCTGGTTGCCAACGCGCCAGACGGTATTGACCGGGTTTATCTGGTTTCAGGGGGCTCCGAGGCTGTCGAGGCCGCCATAAAGCTGGCGCGTCAGTACTTTCTCGAAATCGGTCAGCCGGATCGACACCGCGTTATTGCGCGGCGGCAAAGCTATCATGGCAACACTCTGGGCGCCCTTGCCGCCGGAGGGAACGCATGGCGCCGGGCGCAATTTGCGCCTCTTTTGGCGGACACAACCCATATCAGCCCCTGCTATGAATACCGCGATCGCCGTGAGGATGAGACCGTCGAGGCCTATGGCCGGCGTGTCGCGAACGAGCTTGAGACCGAAATCCTGCGGTTGGGAGAAGGCACCGTCATGGCCTTTATTGCCGAACCGGTGGTCGGTGCGACGAACGGTGCCGTTCCTGCCGTGCCCGGATATTTGCGACTAATCCGCGAGATCTGTGACCGCTATGGCGTGCTGCTGATCCTGGATGAGGTGATGTGCGGAATGGGTCGCACCGGCCACCTGTTCGCCTGTCTCGAAGACGAAGTCGCGCCAGACATGATAACAATCGCAAAGGGGCTTGGCGCCGGATATCAGCCGATTGGTGCCTTGTTGACCACCAAAGCCATCTACGATGCCATCGCATCCGGGACGGGGTTTTTCCAGCACGGCCACACCTATATGGGGCACCCGCTTGCCGCGAGCGCAGCCAACGCCGTGCTTGATGAGATATTGGACCAGGGACTGCTTGGCCGGGTGCAGGCGCAAGGGTCAAAACTACAGTCCGCGCTGCAATCTGCGCTGGGGCAACACGCCCATGTCGGTGATATTCGCGGCCGCGGCCTGTTCCGCGGGATCGAACTTGTTGCCGACCGCGAGACCAAGGCGCCGTTTGATCCAAGTCGCAGCATTGCAGCACGGATCAAGAAAGAAGCCTTTGCCGCTGGTCTGATCTGCTACCCGATGTCTGGCACTATCGACGGTCAACACGGCGATCACGTCCTGCTGGCTCCGCCCTTCATCATCTCGGACGACCAAATCGGCGAATTGGTCGACAAGTTATCGGGCGCGATAGACAGGGCAATTGCCGTATAA
- a CDS encoding efflux RND transporter permease subunit, producing the protein MIAAIIRASIANRIIILALAIMMGAAGIWAIRTTPVDAIPDLSDVQVIVKTPFPGQAPQVVEDQVTYPIASAMLSVPGASDVRGFSFFGDSYVYVVFEDGTDLYWARSRVLEYLGQIAADLPEGVSPQLGPDATGVGWIYQYALIDRTGGHDLAQLRTLQDWFLKYELQTVEGVSEVATIGGMVKQYQVVVDPMKLRAYDLTLAEVSAAIQSANRETGGSVVEMGEAEFMVRSTGYVDELSDLASAPLMVNDRGAAVTLGDVAEIRLGPEMRRGVGELNGIGEAAGGVVILRWGGNALSTIKAVEARLDELRGSLPEGVEIVTTYNRAGVIERAIDNLQHKLTEEFIVVILVCAAFLLHVRSSLVILLSLPLGIAAAFIIMRLQGVNANIMSLGGIAIAIGAMVDAAIVMIEAMHRRIEQEKLTAKNRWRIVAECCQEVGPALFFSLAIIAVSFLPVFVLESQEGRLFKPLAFTKTYAMAAAAILSITLVPVLMGYFVRGRIIPERKNPLNRLVIWIYRPFLDAAVAWPWATTLLAGVLVASMMWPLQRLGTEFMPELNEGDFLYMPTLYPGVSIGKAREVLQQTDRMIATVPEVATVHGKLGRADTATDPAPLTMIETTIQLKPEAEWRAGSTMETIRADLDRAVQVPGVTNVWIQPIKNRIDMLATGIKTPVGVKISGADLRVIEDIGTQVERIAASIPGTTSAYAERPVGGRYIEITPDREAVARYMMSVRDVQDVVQTAIGGMQVSESIEGLERFPINLRYPQHWRDSPERLRDLPIVTPSGAHIPLGALAEIRINDGPGMIRSENARRTGFVLIDIAGRDLGGYVDEARAAVADRVTLPPGYSITWSGQYEYIERMQERLKIVAPATLLIITLMLFMAFSRVIEVGIILAALPVALAGGVWFLWYLSFDISVAVLVGFIALAGVAVETAIVMLLYLNLAWDRRHAAAATERRAMTRMDIEEVVFEGALLRVRPKVMTVATIFAGLIPIMYGTGTGSEIMQRIAAPMLGGMTTATLLTLFVIPAIFVIWKRLALTRTNRALQAGGDAPADPLPAE; encoded by the coding sequence ATGATCGCCGCCATCATCCGCGCCTCGATCGCGAACCGCATCATCATTCTCGCGCTGGCGATCATGATGGGCGCTGCGGGGATCTGGGCCATTCGTACGACGCCGGTAGACGCCATTCCGGATCTGTCGGACGTGCAGGTGATCGTGAAAACGCCCTTTCCCGGCCAGGCGCCTCAGGTGGTCGAGGATCAGGTGACCTATCCCATCGCCAGCGCCATGCTGTCGGTGCCGGGCGCCAGCGACGTGCGCGGCTTTTCCTTTTTTGGTGACAGCTACGTCTATGTCGTCTTCGAGGACGGGACTGATCTCTATTGGGCGCGCAGCCGCGTCCTGGAATATCTCGGCCAGATCGCGGCGGACCTGCCGGAGGGCGTGTCGCCGCAGCTTGGCCCCGATGCGACCGGCGTCGGCTGGATCTACCAATATGCGCTGATCGACCGAACCGGCGGGCATGATCTGGCGCAGCTGCGCACCCTTCAGGACTGGTTTCTGAAATACGAGTTGCAGACGGTCGAGGGCGTCTCCGAGGTCGCCACGATCGGCGGCATGGTCAAGCAATATCAGGTCGTTGTCGACCCGATGAAGCTGCGTGCCTACGACCTGACGCTTGCCGAGGTCAGCGCCGCCATTCAAAGCGCCAACCGCGAGACGGGCGGCAGCGTGGTCGAGATGGGCGAGGCCGAATTCATGGTCCGCTCGACCGGCTACGTGGACGAGCTGTCGGACCTGGCCAGCGCACCCTTGATGGTCAATGACCGCGGCGCGGCCGTGACGCTGGGCGACGTGGCCGAGATCCGGCTTGGCCCCGAGATGCGGCGCGGCGTGGGCGAGCTGAACGGGATCGGCGAGGCGGCGGGCGGCGTCGTGATCCTGCGCTGGGGCGGCAATGCGCTGAGCACGATCAAGGCGGTCGAGGCGCGGCTGGACGAGTTGCGCGGCAGCCTGCCGGAGGGCGTCGAGATCGTGACAACCTACAACCGCGCCGGCGTGATCGAGCGGGCCATCGACAACCTGCAGCATAAGCTGACCGAGGAATTCATCGTCGTCATCTTGGTCTGCGCGGCCTTCCTGCTGCATGTCCGCTCGTCGCTGGTGATCCTTCTGTCGCTGCCCCTCGGGATCGCGGCGGCGTTCATCATCATGCGGCTGCAGGGCGTCAACGCGAACATCATGTCATTGGGTGGCATCGCCATCGCCATCGGCGCGATGGTCGACGCCGCCATTGTCATGATCGAGGCGATGCACAGGCGGATCGAGCAGGAGAAGCTGACGGCCAAGAACCGATGGCGCATCGTCGCGGAATGTTGCCAGGAGGTGGGGCCGGCGCTTTTCTTCTCGCTCGCCATCATCGCGGTCAGCTTTCTGCCGGTCTTCGTGCTGGAGAGCCAGGAGGGCCGCCTCTTCAAGCCGCTGGCCTTTACCAAGACCTACGCGATGGCCGCTGCCGCGATCCTGTCGATCACGCTGGTCCCGGTATTGATGGGCTACTTCGTGCGCGGGCGCATTATCCCCGAGCGCAAGAACCCGCTCAATCGCCTGGTGATCTGGATTTACCGCCCCTTCCTCGATGCCGCGGTCGCCTGGCCTTGGGCGACGACCCTTTTGGCCGGGGTGCTGGTGGCGTCGATGATGTGGCCGCTCCAGCGACTCGGGACCGAGTTCATGCCCGAGCTGAACGAGGGCGATTTTCTCTACATGCCCACGCTCTATCCCGGCGTCTCGATCGGCAAGGCCCGCGAGGTGCTGCAACAGACCGACCGCATGATCGCAACGGTCCCCGAAGTGGCAACCGTCCACGGCAAGCTGGGCCGCGCCGACACGGCGACCGACCCCGCGCCCCTGACGATGATCGAGACGACGATCCAGCTAAAGCCCGAGGCCGAGTGGCGCGCGGGCAGCACGATGGAGACGATCCGCGCCGATCTGGACCGTGCAGTGCAGGTGCCGGGCGTTACGAACGTGTGGATTCAGCCGATCAAGAACCGCATCGACATGCTGGCCACCGGCATCAAGACACCCGTGGGCGTCAAGATATCGGGCGCTGATCTGCGCGTGATCGAGGATATCGGCACCCAGGTCGAACGCATCGCTGCGAGTATCCCCGGCACGACCTCGGCCTATGCTGAGCGGCCCGTGGGCGGGCGATATATCGAGATCACGCCCGACCGCGAGGCCGTCGCACGCTATATGATGAGTGTGCGCGACGTGCAGGATGTGGTGCAGACCGCCATAGGCGGAATGCAGGTGTCGGAATCGATCGAGGGGCTAGAGCGCTTTCCCATAAACCTGCGCTATCCGCAGCACTGGCGCGACAGCCCCGAGCGGCTGCGCGATCTGCCAATTGTCACGCCCTCGGGCGCGCATATCCCGCTGGGCGCGCTGGCCGAGATCCGCATCAATGATGGCCCCGGCATGATCCGGTCCGAGAACGCCCGGCGCACCGGCTTTGTACTTATCGACATCGCGGGCCGCGATCTGGGCGGATACGTGGACGAGGCACGTGCTGCCGTCGCCGATAGGGTAACGCTGCCGCCGGGCTATTCGATCACGTGGTCCGGCCAATATGAGTATATCGAGCGGATGCAGGAGCGGCTCAAGATCGTCGCGCCCGCGACATTGCTGATCATTACCTTGATGCTCTTCATGGCGTTCAGCCGCGTGATCGAGGTGGGTATCATCCTGGCCGCGCTGCCTGTCGCGCTGGCAGGGGGCGTGTGGTTCCTGTGGTATCTCAGCTTCGACATCTCGGTGGCCGTTCTCGTCGGTTTTATTGCGCTGGCAGGCGTCGCGGTGGAAACGGCGATCGTCATGCTGCTTTACCTCAACCTCGCCTGGGACCGCCGGCATGCAGCCGCCGCCACCGAGCGCCGCGCGATGACGCGTATGGATATCGAAGAGGTGGTGTTCGAGGGGGCGCTCCTGCGCGTGCGCCCAAAGGTGATGACCGTTGCCACCATCTTCGCGGGGCTCATTCCGATCATGTACGGCACCGGCACCGGATCCGAAATCATGCAGAGGATCGCGGCCCCAATGCTGGGCGGTATGACCACTGCCACCTTGCTTACCCTTTTCGTCATTCCAGCGATCTTCGTGATCTGGAAGCGGCTGGCGCTGACACGCACCAACCGCGCCCTGCAGGCCGGCGGCGACGCCCCGGCAGACCCCTTGCCCGCCGAATGA
- a CDS encoding copper-binding protein, protein MKALLIATCAALLGASAGMAETEKSEMNHSKMDHSKMDHSSMTMSAEQMEGAVHTMATLNSIGDGTANVSHEPIPEIGWPAMTMDLPVLPEAHMMGDASAGDSVTLMLIKGEDGMYAIGGIMAE, encoded by the coding sequence ATGAAAGCTCTTTTGATTGCCACCTGTGCGGCACTCCTCGGCGCGTCTGCGGGAATGGCCGAGACGGAGAAATCCGAGATGAACCACTCCAAGATGGATCACTCCAAAATGGACCATTCGAGCATGACCATGAGTGCCGAGCAGATGGAGGGTGCCGTGCATACTATGGCCACTCTCAACTCCATCGGGGACGGCACGGCAAATGTCAGCCACGAGCCGATCCCTGAAATCGGCTGGCCCGCCATGACGATGGACCTGCCCGTACTGCCCGAGGCGCACATGATGGGCGACGCCTCCGCAGGCGATAGCGTCACACTGATGCTGATCAAGGGCGAGGATGGCATGTATGCCATCGGCGGCATCATGGCCGAGTGA
- a CDS encoding TRAP transporter permease yields MTDDPNQHQAARVENEAAGRGGLDQSELDELVASADTGGRNVAGPVGKFLMLVALAWSLFQLWIASPIPFIVGWGVFNDTESRSIHLAFAIFLAFAAFPATRSKFQLGLGIVIPVLLSYLFILSSKDGTAIWWIPIVGLAVVAAVIAGSPKNRVPFWEWALAIVGAAAALYLFVYYSDISGRVGAPIMQDFVVSVIGIILLLEATRRALGPALMIVATLFLVYTILGPQMPSIIAHKGNNLSEIVNHQWITTEGVFGIALGVSTSFVFLFVLFGSLLDRAGAGNYFIQVAFSLMGHMKGGPAKAAVVSSAMTGLISGSSIANVVTTGTFTIPLMKKVGFSSEKAGAVEVASSVNGQIMPPVMGAAAFLMVEYVGIPYFDVVKHAFLPAVISYIALVYIVHLEALKAGMKGLERPYEPKPIIQRLIGFAFGVAFICALSFLVYYGMGWIRPVFPVAAPYIIFTALTAAYIGLLYIASKEEPLKLDDPNAAVTKLPLPGPTVRSGLHFILPVVVLVWALMVDRLSPGLSAFWATMYMIFILMTQRPLMAMMRGEGQMGARIKEGATDLLEGLVVGARNMIGIGIATATAGIIVGAVSQTGVGSALADVVEVLSGGNILAILFLTAILSLILGMGLPTTANYIVVSALLAPVIVTLGQQNGLIVPLIAVHLFVFYFGIMADVTPPVGLASFAAAAVSGGDPIKTGVIAFFYSLRTAALPFLFIFNTELLLINVTMVQGIFVFIVATVAMLLFAAATQGWFLARNRFYETILLLLIAFTLFRPGFWMDMVSAPYLEEEPAAITQAAADTDIGQTLRVRVAGLNDLGDPIEFVALVPITEGTTGEEKLENAGLTFRDEGDKMFIDDVAFGSPAAEAGLDWDQEVLRVLKPVPQPSKYLMFIPALILLALVVFLQRGRNTRASRKTAHA; encoded by the coding sequence ATGACCGACGATCCGAACCAGCACCAGGCTGCGCGCGTGGAAAATGAGGCGGCCGGTCGCGGCGGTCTGGACCAATCCGAACTGGACGAACTGGTCGCATCTGCCGACACTGGTGGCCGCAACGTCGCAGGCCCGGTCGGCAAATTCCTGATGCTTGTTGCGCTGGCGTGGTCCCTGTTCCAGCTTTGGATCGCCTCGCCCATTCCCTTCATTGTCGGATGGGGCGTCTTCAACGATACCGAAAGCCGGTCGATCCATCTGGCATTCGCAATCTTCCTGGCCTTTGCTGCATTTCCCGCGACACGATCGAAATTTCAGCTGGGTCTGGGCATCGTGATACCCGTTCTGCTGTCCTACCTGTTTATCCTCAGCTCCAAGGACGGCACGGCCATCTGGTGGATTCCCATCGTCGGCTTGGCCGTTGTGGCCGCAGTGATTGCGGGCAGTCCAAAGAACCGCGTGCCGTTCTGGGAATGGGCGCTGGCGATCGTCGGTGCCGCTGCTGCCCTGTATCTTTTTGTATACTACAGCGATATTTCCGGGCGGGTCGGCGCGCCGATCATGCAGGATTTCGTGGTCTCCGTAATTGGCATCATACTGTTGCTCGAGGCCACGCGCCGGGCATTGGGGCCAGCGCTGATGATCGTGGCGACCTTGTTCCTGGTCTACACCATCCTCGGACCGCAGATGCCCAGTATCATCGCGCACAAGGGCAACAATCTGTCGGAAATCGTGAACCACCAGTGGATCACGACAGAAGGCGTCTTCGGCATCGCGCTTGGCGTCTCGACGAGTTTCGTGTTCCTATTCGTGCTGTTTGGCTCTCTTCTGGACCGCGCGGGAGCCGGCAACTATTTCATCCAGGTTGCGTTTTCGCTGATGGGCCACATGAAGGGCGGCCCGGCCAAGGCAGCTGTGGTGTCCTCGGCCATGACCGGCCTGATCTCGGGATCAAGCATCGCGAATGTCGTGACCACCGGCACGTTCACCATCCCCCTCATGAAGAAGGTCGGCTTCAGCTCGGAAAAGGCCGGCGCCGTCGAGGTGGCCTCATCCGTCAACGGTCAGATCATGCCCCCGGTCATGGGCGCCGCTGCGTTCTTGATGGTGGAATACGTGGGCATACCCTATTTCGACGTGGTCAAGCATGCATTCCTGCCTGCCGTCATCTCCTACATTGCGCTGGTCTATATTGTCCATCTGGAGGCCTTGAAGGCAGGCATGAAGGGCCTTGAGCGTCCCTATGAGCCCAAGCCGATCATCCAACGCCTGATCGGGTTCGCCTTTGGAGTCGCGTTCATCTGTGCGCTGTCGTTCCTCGTCTACTACGGCATGGGCTGGATCCGGCCCGTTTTCCCCGTCGCCGCGCCTTACATCATCTTCACCGCGTTGACCGCGGCCTATATCGGGCTGCTTTACATCGCGTCGAAAGAAGAGCCGTTGAAGCTGGACGATCCGAATGCGGCAGTGACAAAGCTGCCCCTGCCCGGTCCGACTGTGCGGTCGGGCCTGCACTTTATCCTACCGGTCGTCGTGCTGGTCTGGGCGCTGATGGTGGATCGTCTGTCACCGGGCCTCTCGGCGTTCTGGGCGACGATGTACATGATCTTTATCCTGATGACGCAGCGCCCGCTGATGGCAATGATGCGCGGCGAAGGCCAAATGGGCGCCCGCATCAAGGAAGGCGCGACCGACCTGCTCGAAGGTCTGGTTGTCGGCGCCCGCAACATGATCGGCATCGGCATCGCGACCGCCACCGCCGGTATCATCGTCGGAGCGGTCAGCCAGACGGGCGTGGGATCGGCCCTTGCCGACGTGGTCGAAGTCCTGTCGGGCGGCAATATCCTTGCCATTCTGTTCCTGACGGCAATCCTGTCTTTGATCCTTGGCATGGGCCTGCCGACCACGGCGAATTACATCGTCGTGTCCGCTTTGCTCGCACCGGTCATTGTGACGCTGGGACAGCAGAACGGCCTGATTGTGCCGCTGATCGCTGTGCACCTTTTCGTCTTCTATTTCGGGATCATGGCCGACGTGACGCCACCTGTGGGGCTCGCATCCTTTGCCGCCGCTGCCGTTTCTGGCGGCGATCCGATCAAGACGGGTGTCATCGCGTTCTTCTACAGCTTGCGGACGGCCGCACTGCCGTTTCTGTTCATCTTCAATACCGAATTGCTGCTGATCAATGTGACGATGGTGCAGGGCATATTCGTCTTCATTGTCGCAACGGTGGCTATGCTGCTATTCGCGGCAGCCACGCAAGGGTGGTTCCTTGCCAGAAACCGGTTCTATGAGACGATCCTGCTGCTGCTGATCGCCTTTACCCTGTTCCGCCCCGGTTTCTGGATGGACATGGTAAGTGCCCCGTATCTGGAGGAAGAGCCGGCCGCGATCACGCAGGCGGCCGCCGATACCGACATCGGCCAAACGCTGCGGGTGCGTGTGGCAGGCCTGAACGACTTGGGCGACCCAATCGAATTCGTGGCGCTCGTCCCAATTACGGAAGGTACCACCGGTGAGGAAAAGTTGGAGAATGCCGGCCTGACCTTCCGGGATGAAGGCGACAAGATGTTCATCGACGATGTCGCCTTTGGCAGTCCGGCGGCGGAGGCCGGGCTGGACTGGGACCAGGAGGTGCTGCGCGTGCTGAAGCCGGTGCCACAGCCCAGCAAGTACCTGATGTTCATCCCGGCGCTGATTTTGCTGGCCTTGGTCGTCTTTTTGCAGCGGGGCCGCAACACGCGCGCGTCCCGCAAAACCGCACACGCCTGA
- a CDS encoding DUF2946 family protein: protein MSVPRHQFFGRLSRKSLGRMLMVLVLIFQVLAPSLATAMQSDPAADVVMMDHSDHQIMQHAEMDATGLGSPATQDHHDSAEHCAPSICCFHGVSSPIAFDIAVVLLPTVRTADYAVALPSNIRFSKDRPPKYL, encoded by the coding sequence ATGAGCGTCCCGCGTCATCAATTCTTTGGCAGACTGTCCCGTAAATCGCTGGGCCGGATGCTTATGGTATTGGTGCTGATCTTCCAGGTTCTTGCGCCGAGTCTGGCAACGGCCATGCAGTCGGACCCCGCGGCAGATGTGGTGATGATGGATCATTCCGATCATCAGATCATGCAACACGCCGAAATGGACGCCACCGGCCTCGGCAGTCCGGCCACACAAGATCACCATGACAGCGCGGAGCATTGCGCGCCGTCGATCTGTTGTTTTCACGGGGTATCCTCGCCGATCGCTTTTGATATCGCCGTGGTCCTTCTGCCGACCGTGCGGACAGCCGATTACGCTGTCGCGCTGCCCTCCAATATCCGTTTCAGCAAAGACCGCCCTCCAAAATATCTCTGA
- a CDS encoding carboxymuconolactone decarboxylase family protein yields MSDTRHPTLDESALTPEQQSVFDAIREGKRGVVQGPLRVWLQSPKLAERAEALGAFCRYDTRLPPRVSELAILVTGAFWASGFEWAVHAPIALQAGLAEHIVEDIRCGRTPTFTAADEAAVYCFADELHRNHQVSSSTYAAVVAQYGVEGAVELVGILGYYTLISMTINAFNVPLPEGEADPF; encoded by the coding sequence ATGTCAGACACTCGCCACCCGACACTGGATGAATCCGCCCTGACACCCGAACAACAAAGCGTGTTTGACGCGATCCGTGAGGGCAAGCGTGGCGTGGTGCAGGGTCCGCTGCGCGTCTGGCTGCAATCGCCAAAGTTGGCCGAGCGGGCGGAGGCTCTTGGCGCTTTTTGCAGATATGATACGCGCCTGCCGCCACGCGTGTCGGAGCTCGCAATTCTGGTGACAGGAGCCTTTTGGGCTTCTGGCTTCGAATGGGCCGTTCATGCGCCTATCGCACTGCAAGCGGGGCTGGCCGAACACATCGTCGAAGATATCCGCTGCGGGAGAACGCCGACGTTCACTGCAGCAGACGAAGCGGCGGTTTATTGTTTCGCAGACGAGTTGCATCGCAACCATCAGGTATCCTCGTCGACTTATGCAGCGGTGGTTGCGCAGTATGGCGTTGAGGGTGCGGTTGAGCTGGTTGGAATACTTGGCTACTACACCTTGATTTCCATGACAATTAACGCCTTCAACGTCCCTCTTCCCGAAGGAGAAGCCGATCCGTTCTGA
- a CDS encoding universal stress protein: MFNTVLLTIDLNAKASWDKALPAAVELVRTSGGKLHIMSVVPDIGSPLVDGFFPPDYEKLAVEAASKALDKLVEDQVPSDIAVKQHLAFGKIHRKVLRVIEQIDCDLVVMASHKPDRVREFLVGSNADRIVRRSPVSVLVIRA; this comes from the coding sequence ATGTTCAACACGGTTCTTCTGACGATCGATCTGAATGCAAAAGCCTCATGGGACAAGGCGCTGCCGGCAGCTGTCGAACTGGTACGCACCTCTGGGGGCAAGTTGCATATCATGTCGGTTGTACCTGATATCGGCTCGCCATTGGTCGATGGGTTTTTTCCGCCTGACTACGAAAAGCTGGCCGTCGAGGCGGCCAGCAAAGCACTCGACAAGCTGGTCGAGGACCAAGTGCCCAGCGATATCGCCGTCAAACAGCATCTCGCATTCGGCAAAATTCACCGCAAGGTCCTGCGCGTGATCGAACAGATCGACTGCGACCTCGTGGTCATGGCGTCGCACAAACCAGACCGTGTGCGGGAATTCCTCGTGGGATCCAATGCCGACCGGATCGTGCGCCGGTCACCCGTTTCCGTGCTGGTCATCAGAGCGTAG
- a CDS encoding DUF411 domain-containing protein — MKPIKTALATLSAAALALGLATMGGAGMAHAENQTNAANHGTMHVTKSPTCGCCGAWVALAREEGYDVEVTDIQNVTPTKRAAGIPGDLWSCHTAMIEGYVVEGHVPFDALAKLLEERPDIAGIAVPGMPAGSPGMGDDPAARFDVIAFGGDAGAGEVFYRAGL, encoded by the coding sequence ATGAAACCGATCAAAACAGCGCTCGCCACACTTTCCGCCGCCGCATTGGCCCTTGGGCTGGCCACCATGGGCGGCGCAGGCATGGCGCATGCGGAAAATCAAACGAACGCGGCCAATCACGGCACAATGCATGTCACCAAGAGCCCCACCTGCGGCTGCTGCGGCGCTTGGGTCGCGCTGGCGCGCGAGGAAGGCTACGATGTCGAGGTGACCGACATCCAGAACGTGACCCCCACCAAACGCGCCGCTGGTATTCCCGGCGATTTGTGGTCCTGCCATACAGCCATGATCGAGGGCTATGTCGTCGAGGGCCATGTGCCCTTCGATGCGCTGGCCAAACTGCTGGAGGAGCGGCCCGATATCGCAGGGATCGCGGTACCCGGAATGCCCGCTGGCTCGCCCGGCATGGGGGATGATCCGGCCGCGCGGTTCGACGTGATCGCGTTCGGCGGTGACGCCGGTGCCGGTGAGGTCTTCTACCGGGCCGGTCTTTGA